The region TCTCATCACACCAGCCCTTACCATTCAATAGCCAGTTAATGTCTCCGTCTCCTGAATATAATGAAGATGCTGGGCTAATTAGGGTCGGAGGGAGACTACGTCATGCTGAACACATAGACCTTAATGCTCTACATCCCATAGTTCTCGACCCACATAAACAAAGATCTCCTTATTAAGGAATATGGTGCCAATCTCCTTCACCCTGGGCCAGAATGAGTCCTTGCAGAGCTCAGACATCACTATTGGAATTTGAGAGGCAGAGCAGCTATCAAAACCCATCAACTTGCATGTATTGAATGTCAAAAGTGGCATGCCCAACCCAAGATCCCTATGATGGCAGATCTCCCACCAGCTCGTCTTAGGCTTTACAAGCCCCCCTTCTATTCCACTGGAATTTACTGTTTTGGACCATTCACAGTAAAAATAGTATGACGAACTGAAAAGAGATGGGGAATAGTCTTCAAATGTATGACCACCCGATGCCTCCATCTGGATCTACTTGAGAGTCTGGACACTTCTTGATGTCTCTACGGAGATTTATCACTAGAAGAGGCATGCCCTTCGAGCTCTTTTCAGATAATGGCACCAACTTTACTGGAGGGAACAGAGAGATTAAAGAGGCATATGAAGCTATAGTACCCCAACTTAAAGAGCAATTAGCTGAACAGAAGATCTACTTCAGATTTATTCCTCCCAGTGCTCCACATTTTGGTGATATTTGGGAGAGGAAAGTCAAATCTAAAAGGAACAGACAGTCCCTGAAACAGTCCTCCGCACTGTTCTTATTGAAGTGGAGGGGATCATGAATGCCAAGCCTTTAGGTTATCTATCATCCGATATTGCAGATACGGACCCAATCACACGTAGCATCCTGCTCGTGGGACGCCACGAGTCCTCTCTCCCACAAGTGATGTATGACTCCAGCAATCTTCTAGGAACCGGGAGATGGAGACATAGTCAGGTACTTTTGGGCCAGATTTATTCATCTCTACCTGCCAACTCTCCAAGAAAGACAAACATGGCAAAAGGACAATGACCAGCTCAGGGTCAACCAGGTAGCGCTTATCATGGACCCTCAACTTCCACAAGCCCTCTGGCTAGTGGGAAAGGTGACCAGCACCTTCCCTGGTCCTGACAGACGAATAAGGATAGTTGCAGTTTAGGTTCAGGACCGAACTTATGTCAGACCGGTGGCTCGCCTAATCCCACTTCCCAaacttgatgatgatgatgatgatgatgacagctCCAATCCTGTCACTTAAGTAGGGCTTACTACCATGTTCAAATGTCCCGAGTGACATTTGGGGGCAGCAATGTATGAAAGCCCTACAATGCCACCCAGAGGTATCTTTATGTCTATAACCTGTTAATGCTTGGGAAAGGCTTTACAAGTCAAGACATGCCCGGAAAAGTATCAGGAGGCAGTCTATGTGTATCTGTAAAGTGATTGACTTATTTATTGTGCAAGAAGAGGGACtactgcatgtttgtttttttctgtgagtgagtgattgattaAAAGACCACACATGCACCAATACACCCACATGCACCTCTTATTGGCTTGTACCTGTAACAATTCAAGCATGCacagataatttaaataaaatcctTCAACTGGGACCTGCTCTCTTGCTGCGGTTTCTCTTACCGGAAACTCCCACTACCATTTCTACATTTACCTAAATATACCCTTTAGCATCCCTCACGTTGTACTGTatacacagagctctgtgaacagccagcctcttttgcaatgaccttttgtgtcttgccctccttgtgcaaggtgtcaatggtcgtcttttggacaactgtcaaatcagcagtcttcctcatgattgtgtagcctaaagaactagactgagagaccatttaaaggcctttgcaggtgttttgagttaattagctgattagagtgtggcaccaggtgtcttcaatattgaaccttttcacaatattcaaattttctgagatactgaatgtGGGATTTTCCGTAGTTGTCAGttgtaatcatcaaaattaaaggaataaacatttgaaatatatcagtttgtgtataataaatttatataatatacaagtttcattttttgaacaaaattagtgaaattaatcaactctttgatgatattctaattatataaccttgtattttatattatgtataaatttatttgatatataaacaaaacatatttttgcatgtgtattcatttatatatacatgataaatatatacagtacacacatattatgcaaacaaaaacttttattttgaatgtgattaatcagcataaatcatttgacagcactaaataaaacaatttaaaatgtactttgtagtaaaacatttaattttcataataattaagCAAACTTATTTTAACAAGGGATAGGCTATTTTTATTTGGTGTCATATGTGAGATACAGTACATTCAAAGCTTTCATTTTCTCACATTAGCATGAACAATATTAAAAGCTCACCCTAGTAAAGGGAATAGCAGAGAGAATAAAGTGTGTTAAGTTTAGGGCACTGGCAAAAAGAAAAAGGACTCAAGGGAGAAAATTAggtaaaaacagagaagaaaagaCACTTGCCTACTAAGAAAACTCttttgacaaaacaaacaaaccaaaaaaacgaACTTTGCAGTAAAACATTTAGCAAACAGAaaaagtgagcgagagagagactgagacatATTGATTGGTTTGGCCGTGGAGATCAAAGATCTGATTGTGTGCTCTTGCCTCTGTGTAAAATGAGTGAAAGAAGACTAAGTCCATCCTTGAAGCGAGGAGACAAGATGCACAAGGGGCCTGTTATGGGGACAACCACTGGGGCCAGGAGCCTTCAGGGTTACAGAGGCCAGGATGAGTGGATTTTAATGTTTTGGATGTTATTGGTTACTGGTTAAAATCCAATTCATGCTCATTGGCTAATAATGTCAACCGATGCATTTTCTCTTTATTCTAAGAATTAGattacccatttatttatttatatttacatgcgaactaaacaaaaacaaaacacgccTAGTGAAGTTAAGAATTAGGACAtgcgtttatttaatttaatttttctctTAAATAGAATTCTcccttgttttaattttccctttattctattgtatgtttgtgtgaattaataaattaatctatttattaaattaatttataaaatatacatgcacacatacatatctAAATGGACTGTTCAGCCATTATGCTTCATCTTTATGTGGTTTCACCTGAGAAGTGTCAAGGTCTGGCTTAAAACAAGGGAAtaaattctgaagaatgtttctacaaaacagctttgacttgcgtagtatggaaaaaatactatggatgtGAAATGGTGGCAGAAACCTGCTTGTTTGCAAACATTCTTCTAAACTTTCTCCTTTGTGTTAAGCAGAACAAAGGAATTTATGCACAAGATGACAAAACAGTGGTATTTCGATTACATCCACTTCGTCTGCGATTAAAAAATGTGAATGCAATCTCCTCCATTGCTGATGTTTGCAGGCAACAAAACAGTGAGATTCAGGAAGTGTCTGACTTCAAAGGTAGTTTTTGACCCCTCCCCTTCCTGCAGCCACCTACTCTCGCCTACATTTCAGGCGAGGCAAGGCGCATCTCAAACAAACCTTGTTTCTATAGAGTGACTGAAGGTGAGCTGATGACGACACAGCTGCttcacgattggccagattcAGCACATGACAATGATCACGTGTGTTTCGGGGTTTGTTCAACATTTACAGTTCCAATAATGgcaacaaatctgtgtttttagaaCGATAAAAGCTTTTTTACTGTAGTCCCACTGTTTTATTGAGTGcagtttatcatacaacactgataaaagcatatataccccactgtattagtatttaaatatcatatgattatgttgaactttattcttgaaaatatgGCGCTGTATTAAGCTAAAAACTGTTTATGTTGCTCATGAAAACGTTTCTAAAACGtctgtgtattttacaaatattgcatttaatttacttcatctgtgataaagtatCCAAACACCACGTGAGTGTCACCAAACGGGTGCAGAAAGTGTCCGGCTTGATATGTCTATTTTCAACTCCGCCCATGACTGCAAGCTACTGCTCTTGTTGATCGTTCTCGCGGTACTTTATTGTTATACACCGATtggtctgtgcagcgccacttcaaagccaacaCAACTATGTCCAGTGGTTCAATGcaccaaatggttcaccaaattcattcaaaacgtggattaagaaatgaaatgccgctgtgggttgctcagagatgaacagttctgctttatcttctggttggcaaaattgagcagaACAgaaaacattgtgtctaaaataacatgATATTAACAACTTAATGTACTGTTgaataagatgagtatcacatttgcacttgtgtgatgatcttgcacttagcctacagctCTTGTGATATTTCgtaactatgtgatgtaaatatgagacagaATCTCAAACGGGTGTTATGCCCCAtttcttgaattttagggatattctctaggctccatcatgcAGAAGTTGTTgtcctgcctcatattagtcattaATAGACTGTATTTAATGGCAGATGATCCAGAAAAGTGTGGTGCAGGGCAAGTGcgtgaaatgttttaataattgttgctgataataaatgctgaattcattttccagcaggatttgtcaCCTtctcacactgccaaaagcaccagaaGTTCGTTacatgaccatggtgttggtgttctTGACTGgctagcaaactcaccagacctgaagtccatagaaaatctgtgggttattctcaagaggaagatgagaaacgagaccaaacaatgcagatgaactgaaggccactgtcaaagaaacctggtcttccagaccacctcagcagtgccacaaactaatcacctccatgccacactgaattgaggcagtaatttaaGCAAAAGTAgcacctaccaagtattgagtacatgtacagtaaattaacatactttccagaaggccaacaattcactaaacatgtttttattttattttttatttaagtatgtATTTTCTGCACCATAAGGGGCACCGTATTATAAGGCGAATGCTAAAATATAtggtctacaaaaaaaaaaaggtaagggAAAGCAAAACAGTGAGTTTAGTTAAACtttattatactatttaaaaatacactcacattattttttaatcaatcttCTCCCACAGATCCATCAAAGTCCTCCACTTCTGTGTCTGAATTGAACAGCTGGGCAACAGCTTTTGAACAGCTTTCGCCATCAAACATGCGGGTTCCCTCTCATCATGGTTTATCTTTGCCAGTGTACGTAATGTACGTATTACGTCCCTGTGTCAGCGGGAAATGGTCTGAAATCAGTCAAGCAGAGCACTAACCAAAAACGCACAacaacattttttacatattttggaaCTCATTGCACACATAATTTCTCCGGATTAGAGAAATCTGAATGACcgaccgaatcttgcagagaaggcgagcgtgaacaggagcaaattttggtaagtattctgattaattatctcccttgactttatgcctccacgttcCCCCAATAGCctaatagacagtaaaagattgcctgttaacttctcctcctgtccatacagtaatttttctactgtgcgacagagaatCACTGGTTATGaggcaatcgttagcctattttttacaaaaactactTCTACGGgaacataacgtaagatacaaggtaatggagccttttatacattttcgtgtttctttagaaataattaatggaaaaattgagtctttaaacgcctcagatgtaaagttattcactgtcaaagtgacaccaaaatgaatgggagtcaatggaatgctaacagcaggtggcggtccgctagccaatggcggcgcccaggggtgcttcaaaaaaaaatatgaaaccttgCCCCCCTGGAGTTACGAATGCcttgctctgatgtcatgctgacGTGTGCCAAAAATCTCTCTCGACCGCAAGGCGCACATGTTGGATTCTGCAGTCGGGGCGCAGTTGCTCTCCACCAACTGCGCTGatcaaaagcatgatgggaaacgaCTTGCTGACGACACAGCCTAATGCTCACTGATTTGAACAAGTGTGATGTTATGTTCTCTTTTCAAAGGGGGGgtggaatgctatttcatgcatactgagttttttacactgttaaagagttggattcccatgctaaacatggacaaagtttcaaaaattaagttgtacgtttgaaggagtatttctgttccaaaaataatccttccggtttgtcacaagtttcggaaagtttttttttttttagtatggctctgtgtgacgttagatggagcggaatttccttatatgggtcctaagggcacttctgccggaagagctcgcgctcccgtatagcagaggaCTGAGAGCACCACAGactttcactgatcagagcgaaagcgttgagaaatgtcacaaaaggagtgtgtttttggttgccagggcaagacaaccctgcacagattaccaaaagagaaacagcattaagggaccagtggatggagtttatttttacagagcatcaacggagttgtgcaactgtttgtgtttgttccctgcatttcgaagatgcttgttttacaaacaaggtccagtttgacgccggatttgcgtatcgtttatttcttaaggataatgcagtcccaacgaaaaagggtcatgatcgtgtgttggaaacgcatgcggtgagtaaaactgcttcaaatatctctgtgttgttaacttagctatcgacatgtaagcacatcaagtaaacaacatacgatgttgtcatcaaactgcactttccacatgtacagcttaaaaaaaaaaaaatgatgacaaagtggaacttagtcattttccaaaaccgctaagcaaatatatacagtttcagtacataccacatagagatatcattgctgatgctgctcttgttaaatttcagcctctggatctgattctggatcataaatatacgctgaatctgactgtttgcGCAATGCTGCATGAAGGCGAACACACCTTTTCACTCTTAATTAGGCTACCTTAATTATTATGACATAGTCTTCCGTGAACGCAGCATTCACCTagtccaaccccaatcaaacacacctgaacaagctaattaagGCATTTCAGATTACTAGAATCCgatgagtttgatcagggttatAATTGACCTGATTTCCTTGGATCTTTAAAACCCCATTTTCCAGTGAAAGCTACTGCACTAACacgtatttgttttagttttgtgtgcATTGTTGTTCACTGATCCTGATTCAGTACATTTTCCAGCAGAGATTATTGCGAGATCGCAGGTCAGGAGGATGACTGCTCGAGTGTGTTTCACGTTGATTGCTGTTTTATCGTGTCTGTTCGACTACTTGAGCATAACTCACGCTATTCATAAACGAACCACAGGTGAGTAGATCTGTTGACTTCATTACACAGCCAGAAAAAATAGCCATGTTTCCActgctggaactttacccaggaactagggactttgggctgctACTATGTGTTTCTActgcaggaaccaggatctaaacAGAAAGTTCTAGTTAAATAATAGCCCCTCAGAAAGACCCTGCTGGTGaggtattagttttttttaaaggtgtgaaAACAATTTCAAAGATCTGGAACTTTCGGGGGTGGGATTTGGGTGCTGACAATGCTGACTGGTTGAGTTCaggagctcagtgctcatgttaCCAATGAGAGCAGTTTCAACTtggctagtccttctgacattgGATGTTTCTTTAGTGGTTAAACCTAAAATTCATTTATGGTGACTAACAGGTAATCCCTGTTCCACAATCTAttattgttaaaatgaaaatCGAGGCAAAACCGTTTGAgattgtttcattgtaatgtagGCTATATAGACCTAATGTTACACATTTCCCTTAACTACATTTCTGCATCTAAGTGataatgaaaggaggcagtggtgtttATCATTTTGTCTTATTGTACATGAACCGCGAGAAATTTCAGTAGCCAAGACGAGTGGACTGTTATAAAGTATGCTGCTTTTTGCAGAATTATTGAACTTGCTTCGTCCTGTCTGTGGGAGATCACGCTTTTGAATCGAACTCgtaaagtctgaactaccgaggatgcaagtcTGAAATTTGCGTCGTTCATATTGAGAAGTGTGCACAGACCTACgacaccagactatttgcctaatctcaTGGTACTTTTGACTGCAGtgcaaatgcagaaagcaacaggtctggggggaaagttcctggtacaattgttccgggTCATTTCAGTGGAAATGCGGCATTTTGTCTTTGGAACTAACGGTTAAGGAATTCGTAGTCCGTTTTAAAACCTTTTTGATTTGAAACGGACATGACTAAAATTTGTATTTCGGTTTGAGGCCCATTGAGAAATCCCTGATTTATAAATGTTGAAGTCATGAAATGCTGTCAACTTGACTACGGGCCTGTTTGTGTACTGCCCGTTTCCTGTGAGTTTGTTACTGATGATGATAATGGACGATAATGGACACTAAGGGTCCACACACGAGTGAGGAGTTGAATTCAATGTAAGTTTGAGCAGAAACTTTGCCTTCTGCTGTCCTCTAAATTAGGTTTGAATTAATCACTTGGGGTAGTTTTAAGCACAAGATGTCTTTTACAAAATTAAGTGGAATAATACTTGGAATTTAACTCTCTGTAGGTAATACTTGCTATTCAAGTTGAGTGCTGTTTATTGATGTGGCATATAGTCCATATGCACAAACTAAAGCTGACCATTTGTCCACACAGTGAAGCCGGGCCAATGTCCCCTACCGGAGATGATTCCACTGCGTGCTGAAAGCTGTTTCCATGATAGCCAGTGTCCTGTCACACAGAAGTGTTGCCCAACCACTATAGGCTTTGCATGCAGTGAGCCACGCGGCAAGCTCCAGGGcaaaggccagggtcagggaagtgACCAGGGCCACGGCCACGTCCAGGGAAGCGGTCGGGGCcaaggtcagggaagcggccagggccacaGCCTcagccagggccagggaagcggccagggtcagggaaggggccagggccagggtcagggaaggGGCCAGGGCCACgtccagggaagcggccagggccacaGTCAGGGAACTGGCAAGGGAAGCGgtcaaggccagggccagggaagcggccagggccgcggacagggccagggaagcggtcagggccatggccagggaagcggtcagggcaagggaagcggtcagggccacagccaaggccagggaagcggcaaGGGTCAAGGAAGCGGTCAGGGCCACGGCCAGgtccagggaagcggtcagggctacggccagggtcagggaagcaGTCAAGGCAAGGTCCCGGGAAGCGGTCGAGGCCACagtcagggaagcggtcagggccagggaagcggccagggccgcggccagggccagggaagcggtcaaggCCATGGcaagggaagcggtcagggcaaGGGAAGCGGTCAGGAcaagggaagcggtcagggccacagccaaggccagggaagcggcaaGGGTCAAGGAAGCGGTCAGGGCCACGGCCAGgtccagggaagcggtcagggctacggccagggtcagggaagcaGTCAAGGCAAGGTCCCGGGAAGCGGTCGAGGCCACagtcagggaagcggtcagggccacggccagggtcagggaagcggtcagggcaagggaagcggccagggcaaGGGCCAAGGAAGCGGTCAGGGCCACGGCCAGgtccagggaagcggtcagggctacggccagggtcagggaagcaGTCAAGGCAAGGTCCCGGGAAGCGGTCGAGGCCACAGTCAGGGAAGCGGTCAAGGCAAGgtccagggaagcggtcagggaagcggtcagggccacagtcagggaagcggtcagggccatGGCCAGGTCCAGGGAAGCGGTCAAGGCAAGgtccagggaagcggtcagggccacAGTCAGGGAAATGGCCAGGACAAGGGAAGCAGTCAAGGCAAGGGTCAGGGAAGCAGCCACGGCCAGgtccagggaagcggtcagggcaagggaagcggccagggccacagccaaggccagggaagcggccagggcaaGGGCCAAGGAAGCGGTCAGGGCCACGGCCAGgtccagggaagcggtcagggccacGGCCAGGTCCcgggaagcggtcagggccacAGCCAGGGAAACGGTCAGGGCtacggccagggtcagggaagtggtcaAGGCAAGGTCCAGGGAAGCGGTCATGGCCAGGGAGCTGGCCAGGGCCGCGGTCAGGGCcacggccagggaagcggtcaaggCCACAGTCAGGGAAATGGCCAGGACAAGGGAAACGGTCAGGGCAAGGGCCAGGGAAACGGTCAGGGCAAGGGCCAGGGAAACGGTCAGGGcaa is a window of Carassius auratus strain Wakin chromosome 16, ASM336829v1, whole genome shotgun sequence DNA encoding:
- the LOC113116577 gene encoding uncharacterized protein LOC113116577, with product MTTSATTSTITTLALATALALALTASMALTMALATCLAMALAASLALALTVSLALALTVSLALALTVSLVLAISLTVALTASLAVALTAALASSLAMTASLDLALTTSLTLAVALTVSLAVALTASRDLAVALTASLDLAVALTASLALALAASLALAVALAASLALTASLDLAVAASLTLALTASLVLAISLTVALTASLDLALTASLDLAMALTASLTVALTASLTVASTASRDLALTASLTLAVALTASLDLAVALTASLALALAASLALTASLTLAVALTASLTVASTASRDLALTASLTLAVALTASLDLAVALTASLTLAASLALAVALTASLVLTASLALTASLAMALTASLALAAALAASLALTASLTVASTASRDLALTASLTLAVALTASLDLAVALTASLTLAASLALAVALTASLALTASLAMALTASLALSAALAASLALALTASLASSLTVALAASLDVALAPSLTLALAPSLTLAASLALAEAVALAASLTLAPTASLDVAVALVTSLTLAFALELAAWLTACKAYSGWATLLCDRTLAIMETAFSTQWNHLR